In Burkholderiales bacterium, a single genomic region encodes these proteins:
- a CDS encoding tripartite tricarboxylate transporter substrate binding protein, giving the protein MFQNQCSKLFCCAAIAAIAQPALAQNYPNKPIRFIVGFAPGGPNDILARIVGQKLSEGFGVPMPVDNRPGADSMIGTQLAARATPDGYTICMLSASATIHPSVYQNVPYDVAKDFSHVSILASGAFVVVVNPQVPVKTVKDLIALAKSKPGALNFASSGTGGTLHLASELFKSMAHVDMNHVPYKGGAPAATDVVSGQVQLMFSPIAVAKPHVKANRLRMVAVTSAKRWPSLPDVPAIAETIPGYEATGWYGIVAPAKTPRPVVMRLNQEIVKAVSSADVKQQLASFDLEPIGSSPGQMTSHINDELQKWAKVARDAKLTKAVTH; this is encoded by the coding sequence ATGTTTCAGAATCAGTGTTCCAAGCTGTTTTGTTGTGCCGCGATCGCCGCGATCGCCCAGCCGGCGCTCGCGCAGAATTACCCGAACAAGCCGATCCGTTTCATCGTGGGCTTCGCCCCCGGCGGACCCAACGACATCCTGGCGCGCATCGTCGGGCAGAAGCTCAGCGAAGGTTTCGGCGTCCCGATGCCGGTCGACAACCGCCCCGGCGCCGACAGCATGATCGGCACGCAACTCGCCGCGCGCGCAACGCCGGACGGCTACACGATCTGCATGCTCAGCGCGAGCGCGACGATCCATCCGAGCGTCTATCAGAACGTGCCCTACGACGTGGCGAAAGACTTCAGCCACGTCTCTATCCTCGCCTCGGGCGCGTTCGTCGTCGTCGTAAACCCGCAGGTGCCGGTCAAAACGGTCAAGGACCTCATCGCGCTCGCGAAGTCCAAGCCGGGCGCGCTGAACTTCGCGAGCTCCGGCACGGGCGGCACGCTGCATCTCGCGAGCGAGCTCTTCAAGTCGATGGCGCACGTCGACATGAATCACGTGCCTTATAAAGGCGGCGCGCCCGCCGCGACCGACGTCGTGAGCGGCCAGGTGCAGCTCATGTTCAGCCCGATCGCCGTCGCGAAGCCGCACGTCAAGGCGAACCGCCTGCGCATGGTCGCGGTGACGAGCGCCAAGCGCTGGCCCAGCCTGCCCGACGTGCCGGCGATCGCGGAAACGATCCCGGGTTACGAAGCGACGGGCTGGTACGGCATCGTCGCACCGGCGAAGACGCCTCGCCCTGTCGTGATGCGCCTCAACCAGGAGATCGTGAAGGCGGTGTCGTCGGCCGACGTGAAGCAGCAGCTCGCGAGCTTCGATCTCGAGCCGATCGGCAGCTCGCCCGGGCAGATGACGAGCCACATCAATGACGAGCTTCAAAAGTGGGCGAAGGTCGCGCGCGACGCCAAGCTCACCAAGGCGGTGACGCACTGA